A single window of Macaca mulatta isolate MMU2019108-1 chromosome 9, T2T-MMU8v2.0, whole genome shotgun sequence DNA harbors:
- the CYP2C76 gene encoding cytochrome P450 family 2 subfamily C member 76 isoform X2, with protein MLAKYYGPVFTVYFGMKPTVVLHGYKAIKEALIDQGEVFSGRGSFPVIEKITQGFGVIFSNGERWRQIRRFSLMVLRNMGMGKKTIEDRIQEEALCLVEALKKTNASPCDPTFLLGCVPCNVISSIIFQNRFDYRDQKFLTLMKYFNENFETVSSPWIQLYNAFPFLRVLPGSHNVIFKNFALQRSFILEKVKEHQESLDINNPRDFIDYFLIRMEKEKHNKESEFTMDNLVATIWDMFSAGTETTSTTMRYGLLLLLKHPEISAKVREEIDHVVGKNRSVCMQDRSRMPYTDAVVHEIQRYIDLIPISVPHAVTQDIRFREYLIPKGTTILTDLTSVLYDDKEFPNPEKFDPGHFLDKSGNFKKSDYFMAFSAGKRICAGEGLARMELFLILTTILQNFTLKPLVDPKDIDTTPVHKGFGTILPFYELCFIPV; from the exons ATG CTAGCAAAATATTATGGCCCTGTGTTCACTGTTTATTTTGGCATGAAGCCCACCGTGGTGTTACATGGATACAAAGCAATTAAGGAAGCACTGATTGATCAGGGAGAAGTATTTTCTGGCCGAGGGAGTTTTCCAGTGATAGAAAAAATTACACAAGGATTCG GAGTTATTTTTAGCAATGGAGAAAGATGGAGGCAAATCCGGCGTTTCTCTCTCATGGTTTTGAGGAATATGGGGATGGGGAAGAAAACAATTGAAGACCGAATTCAAGAGGAGGCCTTGTGTCTGGTGgaagcattaaaaaaaaccaatg CATCTCCCTGTGATCCCACTTTTCTTCTGGGTTGTGTTCCCTGCAATGTCATCAGCTCCATCATTTTCCAGAATCGTTTTGATTACAGGGATCAGAAATTTCTAACCTTGATGAAGTATTTTAATGAAAACTTTGAAACTGTGAGCAGCCCCTGGATACAG CTCTACAATGCTTTCCCCTTTTTACGGGTTCTCCCAGGAAGTCATaatgtgatatttaaaaattttgctctccaaagaagttttattttggagaaagtAAAAGAACATCAGGAATCTCTGGACATCAATAACCCTCGAGACTTTATTGACTATTTTCTGATTCGAATGGAAAAG GAAAAACACAATAAAGAGTCTGAATTTACCATGGACAACTTGGTTGCTACTATATGGGATATGTTTAGTGCAGGAACAGAGACAACAAGCACCACAATGAGATATGGACTGTTGCTCCTGCTGAAGCACCCTGAGATCTCAG CTAAAGTGCGGGAAGAAATTGATCATGTGGTCGGCAAAAACCGAAGTGTCTGCATGCAGGACAGAAGCCGGATGCCCTACACGGATGCTGTGGTGCATGAGATCCAGAGATATATTGACCTCATCCCCATCAGTGTGCCCCATGCAGTGACTCAAGACATTCGGTTTAGAGAATATCTTATTCCAAAG ggCACAACAATCTTAACAGATCTGACTTCTGTCCTGTACGATGACAAGGAATTTCCCAATCCAGAGAAGTTTGACCCTGGCCACTTCCTGGACAAAAGTGGCAACTTTAAAAAGAGTGATTATTTCATGGCTTTTTCAGCAG GAAAAAGAATTTGTGCTGGAGAAGGCCTGGCCCGCATGGAGCTGTTTTTAATCCTGACCACCATTTTGCAGAATTTTACCTTGAAACCTCTGGTTGATCCAAAGGATATTGACACCACCCCAGTTCACAAAGGCTTTGGCACTATACTACCCTTCTATGAGCTTTGTTTCATCCCAGTCTGA
- the CYP2C76 gene encoding cytochrome P450 family 2 subfamily C member 76 isoform X3: MDLFIILVICLSCLILLSLWNRSYAKGKLPPGPTPLPIIGNILQLNTKNISKSISMLAKYYGPVFTVYFGMKPTVVLHGYKAIKEALIDQGEVFSGRGSFPVIEKITQGFGVIFSNGERWRQIRRFSLMVLRNMGMGKKTIEDRIQEEALCLVEALKKTNASPCDPTFLLGCVPCNVISSIIFQNRFDYRDQKFLTLMKYFNENFETVSSPWIQEKHNKESEFTMDNLVATIWDMFSAGTETTSTTMRYGLLLLLKHPEISAKVREEIDHVVGKNRSVCMQDRSRMPYTDAVVHEIQRYIDLIPISVPHAVTQDIRFREYLIPKGTTILTDLTSVLYDDKEFPNPEKFDPGHFLDKSGNFKKSDYFMAFSAGKRICAGEGLARMELFLILTTILQNFTLKPLVDPKDIDTTPVHKGFGTILPFYELCFIPV, from the exons ATGGATCTCTTCATCATCCTGGTGATTTGTCTTTCTTGTCtgattcttctttctctgtggAACCGAAGCTATGCCAAAGGGAAGCTTCCACCTGGCCCAACTCCTCTCCCCATTATTGGAAATATTCTACAGTTAAATACTAAGAACATCAGCAAATCCATAAGCATG CTAGCAAAATATTATGGCCCTGTGTTCACTGTTTATTTTGGCATGAAGCCCACCGTGGTGTTACATGGATACAAAGCAATTAAGGAAGCACTGATTGATCAGGGAGAAGTATTTTCTGGCCGAGGGAGTTTTCCAGTGATAGAAAAAATTACACAAGGATTCG GAGTTATTTTTAGCAATGGAGAAAGATGGAGGCAAATCCGGCGTTTCTCTCTCATGGTTTTGAGGAATATGGGGATGGGGAAGAAAACAATTGAAGACCGAATTCAAGAGGAGGCCTTGTGTCTGGTGgaagcattaaaaaaaaccaatg CATCTCCCTGTGATCCCACTTTTCTTCTGGGTTGTGTTCCCTGCAATGTCATCAGCTCCATCATTTTCCAGAATCGTTTTGATTACAGGGATCAGAAATTTCTAACCTTGATGAAGTATTTTAATGAAAACTTTGAAACTGTGAGCAGCCCCTGGATACAG GAAAAACACAATAAAGAGTCTGAATTTACCATGGACAACTTGGTTGCTACTATATGGGATATGTTTAGTGCAGGAACAGAGACAACAAGCACCACAATGAGATATGGACTGTTGCTCCTGCTGAAGCACCCTGAGATCTCAG CTAAAGTGCGGGAAGAAATTGATCATGTGGTCGGCAAAAACCGAAGTGTCTGCATGCAGGACAGAAGCCGGATGCCCTACACGGATGCTGTGGTGCATGAGATCCAGAGATATATTGACCTCATCCCCATCAGTGTGCCCCATGCAGTGACTCAAGACATTCGGTTTAGAGAATATCTTATTCCAAAG ggCACAACAATCTTAACAGATCTGACTTCTGTCCTGTACGATGACAAGGAATTTCCCAATCCAGAGAAGTTTGACCCTGGCCACTTCCTGGACAAAAGTGGCAACTTTAAAAAGAGTGATTATTTCATGGCTTTTTCAGCAG GAAAAAGAATTTGTGCTGGAGAAGGCCTGGCCCGCATGGAGCTGTTTTTAATCCTGACCACCATTTTGCAGAATTTTACCTTGAAACCTCTGGTTGATCCAAAGGATATTGACACCACCCCAGTTCACAAAGGCTTTGGCACTATACTACCCTTCTATGAGCTTTGTTTCATCCCAGTCTGA
- the CYP2C76 gene encoding cytochrome P450 family 2 subfamily C member 76 precursor (The RefSeq protein has 5 substitutions compared to this genomic sequence): protein MDLFIILVICLSCLILLSLWNRSYAKGKLPPGPTPLPIIGNILQLNTKNISKSISMLAKYYGPVFTVYFGMKPTVVLHGYEAIKEALIDQGEVFSGRGSFPVIEKITQGFGVIFSNGERWKQIRRFSLMVLRNMGMGKKTIEDRIQEEALCLVEALKKTNASPCDPTFLLGCVPCNVISSIIFQNRFDYRDQKFLTLMKYFNENFETVSTPWIQLYNAFPFLRVLPGSHNVIFKNFALQRSFILEKVKEHQESLDINNPRDFIDYFLIRMEKEKHNKESEFTMDNLVATIWDMFSAGTETTSTTMRYGLLLLLKHPEISAKVREEIDHVVGKNRSVCMQDRSRMPYTDAVVHEIQRYIDLIPTNVPHAVTQDIRFREYLIPKGTTILTDLTSVLYDDKEFPNPEKFDPGHFLDKSGNFKKSDYFMAFSAGKRICAGEGLARMELFLILTTILQNFTLKPLVDPKDIDTTPVHKGFGTILPFYELCFIPV, encoded by the exons ATGGATCTCTTCATCATCCTGGTGATTTGTCTTTCTTGTCtgattcttctttctctgtggAACCGAAGCTATGCCAAAGGGAAGCTTCCACCTGGCCCAACTCCTCTCCCCATTATTGGAAATATTCTACAGTTAAATACTAAGAACATCAGCAAATCCATAAGCATG CTAGCAAAATATTATGGCCCTGTGTTCACTGTTTATTTTGGCATGAAGCCCACCGTGGTGTTACATGGATACAAAGCAATTAAGGAAGCACTGATTGATCAGGGAGAAGTATTTTCTGGCCGAGGGAGTTTTCCAGTGATAGAAAAAATTACACAAGGATTCG GAGTTATTTTTAGCAATGGAGAAAGATGGAGGCAAATCCGGCGTTTCTCTCTCATGGTTTTGAGGAATATGGGGATGGGGAAGAAAACAATTGAAGACCGAATTCAAGAGGAGGCCTTGTGTCTGGTGgaagcattaaaaaaaaccaatg CATCTCCCTGTGATCCCACTTTTCTTCTGGGTTGTGTTCCCTGCAATGTCATCAGCTCCATCATTTTCCAGAATCGTTTTGATTACAGGGATCAGAAATTTCTAACCTTGATGAAGTATTTTAATGAAAACTTTGAAACTGTGAGCAGCCCCTGGATACAG CTCTACAATGCTTTCCCCTTTTTACGGGTTCTCCCAGGAAGTCATaatgtgatatttaaaaattttgctctccaaagaagttttattttggagaaagtAAAAGAACATCAGGAATCTCTGGACATCAATAACCCTCGAGACTTTATTGACTATTTTCTGATTCGAATGGAAAAG GAAAAACACAATAAAGAGTCTGAATTTACCATGGACAACTTGGTTGCTACTATATGGGATATGTTTAGTGCAGGAACAGAGACAACAAGCACCACAATGAGATATGGACTGTTGCTCCTGCTGAAGCACCCTGAGATCTCAG CTAAAGTGCGGGAAGAAATTGATCATGTGGTCGGCAAAAACCGAAGTGTCTGCATGCAGGACAGAAGCCGGATGCCCTACACGGATGCTGTGGTGCATGAGATCCAGAGATATATTGACCTCATCCCCATCAGTGTGCCCCATGCAGTGACTCAAGACATTCGGTTTAGAGAATATCTTATTCCAAAG ggCACAACAATCTTAACAGATCTGACTTCTGTCCTGTACGATGACAAGGAATTTCCCAATCCAGAGAAGTTTGACCCTGGCCACTTCCTGGACAAAAGTGGCAACTTTAAAAAGAGTGATTATTTCATGGCTTTTTCAGCAG GAAAAAGAATTTGTGCTGGAGAAGGCCTGGCCCGCATGGAGCTGTTTTTAATCCTGACCACCATTTTGCAGAATTTTACCTTGAAACCTCTGGTTGATCCAAAGGATATTGACACCACCCCAGTTCACAAAGGCTTTGGCACTATACTACCCTTCTATGAGCTTTGTTTCATCCCAGTCTGA
- the CYP2C76 gene encoding cytochrome P450 family 2 subfamily C member 76 isoform X1 has product MDLFIILVICLSCLILLSLWNRSYAKGKLPPGPTPLPIIGNILQLNTKNISKSISMLAKYYGPVFTVYFGMKPTVVLHGYKAIKEALIDQGEVFSGRGSFPVIEKITQGFVIFSNGERWRQIRRFSLMVLRNMGMGKKTIEDRIQEEALCLVEALKKTNASPCDPTFLLGCVPCNVISSIIFQNRFDYRDQKFLTLMKYFNENFETVSSPWIQLYNAFPFLRVLPGSHNVIFKNFALQRSFILEKVKEHQESLDINNPRDFIDYFLIRMEKEKHNKESEFTMDNLVATIWDMFSAGTETTSTTMRYGLLLLLKHPEISAKVREEIDHVVGKNRSVCMQDRSRMPYTDAVVHEIQRYIDLIPISVPHAVTQDIRFREYLIPKGTTILTDLTSVLYDDKEFPNPEKFDPGHFLDKSGNFKKSDYFMAFSAGKRICAGEGLARMELFLILTTILQNFTLKPLVDPKDIDTTPVHKGFGTILPFYELCFIPV; this is encoded by the exons ATGGATCTCTTCATCATCCTGGTGATTTGTCTTTCTTGTCtgattcttctttctctgtggAACCGAAGCTATGCCAAAGGGAAGCTTCCACCTGGCCCAACTCCTCTCCCCATTATTGGAAATATTCTACAGTTAAATACTAAGAACATCAGCAAATCCATAAGCATG CTAGCAAAATATTATGGCCCTGTGTTCACTGTTTATTTTGGCATGAAGCCCACCGTGGTGTTACATGGATACAAAGCAATTAAGGAAGCACTGATTGATCAGGGAGAAGTATTTTCTGGCCGAGGGAGTTTTCCAGTGATAGAAAAAATTACACAAGGATTCG TTATTTTTAGCAATGGAGAAAGATGGAGGCAAATCCGGCGTTTCTCTCTCATGGTTTTGAGGAATATGGGGATGGGGAAGAAAACAATTGAAGACCGAATTCAAGAGGAGGCCTTGTGTCTGGTGgaagcattaaaaaaaaccaatg CATCTCCCTGTGATCCCACTTTTCTTCTGGGTTGTGTTCCCTGCAATGTCATCAGCTCCATCATTTTCCAGAATCGTTTTGATTACAGGGATCAGAAATTTCTAACCTTGATGAAGTATTTTAATGAAAACTTTGAAACTGTGAGCAGCCCCTGGATACAG CTCTACAATGCTTTCCCCTTTTTACGGGTTCTCCCAGGAAGTCATaatgtgatatttaaaaattttgctctccaaagaagttttattttggagaaagtAAAAGAACATCAGGAATCTCTGGACATCAATAACCCTCGAGACTTTATTGACTATTTTCTGATTCGAATGGAAAAG GAAAAACACAATAAAGAGTCTGAATTTACCATGGACAACTTGGTTGCTACTATATGGGATATGTTTAGTGCAGGAACAGAGACAACAAGCACCACAATGAGATATGGACTGTTGCTCCTGCTGAAGCACCCTGAGATCTCAG CTAAAGTGCGGGAAGAAATTGATCATGTGGTCGGCAAAAACCGAAGTGTCTGCATGCAGGACAGAAGCCGGATGCCCTACACGGATGCTGTGGTGCATGAGATCCAGAGATATATTGACCTCATCCCCATCAGTGTGCCCCATGCAGTGACTCAAGACATTCGGTTTAGAGAATATCTTATTCCAAAG ggCACAACAATCTTAACAGATCTGACTTCTGTCCTGTACGATGACAAGGAATTTCCCAATCCAGAGAAGTTTGACCCTGGCCACTTCCTGGACAAAAGTGGCAACTTTAAAAAGAGTGATTATTTCATGGCTTTTTCAGCAG GAAAAAGAATTTGTGCTGGAGAAGGCCTGGCCCGCATGGAGCTGTTTTTAATCCTGACCACCATTTTGCAGAATTTTACCTTGAAACCTCTGGTTGATCCAAAGGATATTGACACCACCCCAGTTCACAAAGGCTTTGGCACTATACTACCCTTCTATGAGCTTTGTTTCATCCCAGTCTGA